The Elaeis guineensis isolate ETL-2024a chromosome 3, EG11, whole genome shotgun sequence region AGAATCTGCTCTCAAATTTCTGTGTTCTCATGATATTGTTCTCATATCTACTTATGCTTGAGTCTTCTAACCTCTCTATTTTACTCCATAAGTTTTATGTTCTCTATTTAATAGTTGTTATGGCCAATGAGACAATATTTAACCTTGCTGAAAGATGATAACTGTGTGATAGCAAAGTTATATGGAAAAACAGCAGTCATTTACTTTTCAAGTGTATAGAACACTGAACTCTCAGCAATGGTAAACTTAACATATTAAGATGCATGCTGGTTTGTCATTTATTTATTTCCtgctattagattttttttttttttaaataaaagcaaCTTCAAAGTGAAACTAGTTAGCAGCTGTACTTCCTTGATGATCTTTTATAATATTACAAATCAACAGCCATACCCTAGTTTTAATATttagttttttctttttaatcttctCTTTAATTTAGATCTTCTAGTTGTCCAGGGCTATAGCAAATATGGACATCAAACTGGATTTTGTGCCTCCATCACTTATCAACTTCATATCAAGGCAGCTACTGGGCAGTGGATACAAGCTATATCAAAAGGTCTTATTTTCATTTGTTTAATGTACAGCTAGGGTACATTTATTATTgttatcttgtattatatgtTCCACGTTTcaaaagagaagaaggggggtggggggggggtaaCAGTTCATcttccaaaaataaaataaagccaAAGACACGGTTGTAccccataaagaatattatgcCACACAATGATaactaagtttttttttttttttttttgtatatatatattacaatTCAATATTGTTATCATGAATTTCAAGTCAGCACAGGTATATTTTTTCAATGCTTACCTCAAGGGTGGGTATGGTTGCAAAGAAAATTAAGTGGAAATCTTTTTTTGGGGGGAAAAATTAGTTTTTCATTTGTTTGTTCAACGGTAAATTGACAGATTCTTGAGAACTTCATTAGTATgtcttctgaaaaaatctttctaCGACATGGAAAAattttccttttccttctccATATTTTTCACCTATAGCAGAGGCATAATCTAGTAATCAATAACTGTCAATATTGCAGGCTTTTGCTACCAATATTTGGCATACATTCACTTTTTCAGTGTTAATCATTTGATGCTGGAGTCGAGATCATTGAGAAATAAGCTAGTAAAAATATGAACATCCTTTGCAGGCTGTTGGATCTGTGGCCACCAGTGATGATGATTACCGCAGGGCGTTAGAAGGACCAATGTATACTCAGGTTCGTGAAGGCCTGGATTTACACAACAAATTCAAGACAGGTTTGGTGGGAACAATTGGGGACAAACCTACAGGCCTCATCCCTGCAGAACATACGGTAAAAACCACTGTAGAAAGGACACCAGTAACAGAGAGTTCATTTGTCTCTGAGATTGTAGAAGAGGAGGCAGAACAGCATCAATGTTTGGAATTGGATCAAGCCACTAGTGCCCCTGCAACCAATACGATCACTGATCAGGAACATCCTGTTAAAGAAGAAGCTTCTATCAGTCCTGAGGTGGAACATGCTCTAGGCATATTGGATAGTGCAATTGCTATTATTCGAAACAAAGGTTCTAATATCCAGACCAACTGCTCATCCTCTGGTCAGCAGTTGCTAGCTTCTGAAACAGCCGCACAGGCTGCAGCTGGTTCTGCCAGTGATGAAGATGCAATTGAAATCAGTAGCAACATGGATAAACCATCAGCCAGTTCTGAAGCCAGGTCAGATGCCAAAGGTTCCAGGTCAGTTTAAGTAATACAATGATACCTAAAACCCAAGTTGGATGCTAGAATTTTACATTCTTTATCATTTAGTACTTCTCCATAGTCATATGTTGCGAAGTATCTATATCAAATGGAATTACATCTATTGTAGTACTGATATCGATGTTCTCTCATGAATGCCTATAATCCTTGCATAAACAGCAGCGTGGAGTCTGCCCCATTGTCGAGGGAGAGATTTGCGATTTTGGGCAACACACAAGCAGTTGATTTTAGGATTTCTTCCCATAACAAGTTGATGGAATCTAAAGTCACTATGACACAGCCACCAGTGTTGGAGAGCATGAGAAGAGTGTGTGACGAAGGTAGCCTCAAGGCCGATGGTTTTCACCAGAACGAGAATGGTCTTTGTGAAGGAACGTTGCggcaaaacaagaaaaagaaaaattggttctgtTGCTTCAGTTCAAGTTGAGAGAAGACAGCTAATTGATACAGTAAACTGTGATAGAGTCGCACTGCAGAATACAAATGGGAGgttatgggataggttagaattTGCCGTGTTGTTCGAAAACTTTCATCTGTAATTTCTCGAAAATAAAAGATACAGCTGTATACAAATAAAGATGTAATGTCATTGTCTTTGTGGGGGAAGAACTCAAAATGATAAATCATTGAGTGCGGTTCTGTTGATCTCTGAACTTCTCCTGGGCGTACATCAAGTCTCCATGTTTGATCGCGCATGAGGATTTAGTGTCCAGGTTTAGTCTTTACGATTTATGGAAGCATCAGTCTTACGTGGAGCATGTCTTTATGGCTACGtaaactaattttaattcaagCTGCTTGATCAGGAATTAGTTTTAAAGTAGAAGCTAGTTTCAACTTGATGATCCATGTTAAATCATTATTGTGTAAAGATCCCTCAGCAAAGTCAATGGGGTAGCCTCGAACCTTGTTTAACTCTCAAGATTTTAGTGgtacaaaaatatattaattcttacatgaaatatatatatatatattctcttaAATCATTAATGTGTACAGATCCCTTGCTGTCACTGATCACCATAACGCTCTCATATGACCTGTGAAAGTTTTAGATTTTCGCTACCATGCGACAAAACACATGTCGACTATCGTCTTATGTTTttgcaaaaataataataataataaagcaaTACTCTGGTGTAGTTTATATgagaaaaaagaattaaaaaagaaaaagaaatgatcaATAAATTAAACGGTAGCTGGGGAGGAGGAAACCACTCTCGATCGCTTCAACATCATCTTGAATAAATACTATCGTTCCGGTTCCTCGATCGAAAGAATATGGGCACTATATAATCAAAAGAATGGAGTATAAGAAGAATAAAGCGAGGAAATCTTGATCTAAATATATCTCATCTCTCATACTTCCCTTCCCCGATGTAGATAACCTCGGCATGGCACAAGAGATTGATCAAACGGGAAAGACGAAACGACTCTCGATGGCTCGAGCATCATCTTCAATGAGCGGCAGGGTTCCTCGGCAGAGGGGACATGAATTATTGCGCTGCAGCCAGGGCGAGATGCAATGCAAGTGGAAGATATGACGGCAGGGCAGCTCGATGCTTCGGCGGGCTGGAACAGATAGGATCTTCCTTGCTCCGGCGAGGGCACCGCCTGGCGTCTCGTATGAACCTCCACTACCATGCCAGCATCGTCGTCCTCGCCGCCGCCGCAATGAGATGACTCCGACCGGAGGTCAACTGTCAACTGGGACCGGCCGTCTTCCTGGTAGAAGCGAAGCAGCAAATTCGAAGTGGTAGGCTCGTGACCGTGCGGGCAGCAGGCCATCGCCATCGACCGATCCAACACGGGAACAATAGGAAATATTATCTATCAGTctgattcaaaattatttttagatttttaattaaaataaaatatttttgaactgCTAATGATTTATTTCTGCATCCCTACCGTCTACTGTTGTCATCTGCTGCTCTTTAGACCCATTTAAATGATcgaaatgatcttgatgattttAGAGAAAAAGATTAATCCCGAAGAGACTTACttagtgatagatttttgatttatttGCAAATACTGTCCCTCTAACTCCCTCAAGTGGAACACTTTCTTAACGCCACATATTCAATCTCATACCACCGCCGCAGTTACCTACTCTCCTTTTTCACTCCATCTCTACCAACAGTCAAGATGGTAATATCTCTTTTACACCCTCTATTTTTCGCTCTCTcttcccctttttgtttttcttctttttcctccgaTCTCTCCCTCATTCCTATGATTCTTTGAATCTGTGGCACGGCCTCAACTGATCCATCTTTATTCCTATTTTGTTGGTTCCAAAATACTATCACTCAGttttaaaccaaaaaaaaaaaaaatatgatctccattattttatttatagtattttttatttattatataagtaaatagttaaatataaatatttatttattatgttaTTTAATAGTTTGATACGTACATGGATTACTGATATCTGTTTCATATTCTCTTTATCAATATGTTATACTACACATTACTCATAAAGTAAGTAATTGTAGATGGATTATTATATGGTGGTGGCAAAATACAGACAAAAAGAGAATATATTGAGGGTAAACCGAGAGAGTTGTTGGCTATTACACTCTCCAAAGCATTACTACAGAGCTGAAAATAGAGAAAACAATATGAGGAACTCTCTATCACAAAAAATGAACGGAAAGAAGACTACTTCATTCTCTAAACATTGCCATTTTTATAGGCATTACAAGAGCTATAATGTTTTTTGGAACCAACATGCTGAAATAGTTATAACAGAACAGAGCAAAATAAGGAACATGGGACACCTAAGCTTGTCTCATTCAACACAAGAGAGCATGATACATAACTCCTAAACTTTTGCATCAATATTCAACATCCCCCTTTTGATGCAAAATCACATACACCAAGATGCtttctaaaatataaaaattttgctGGAGGGAGGGCCTTTGTCAGGATGTCTGCTGTTTGTTCACTTGTTGGACAACTCTTCATCTCAATCAACCCTTTATTAATAGCTTCTCGTAGGAAGTAATGGCGTATATCTATGTGCTTTGCCCGTCTATGATGACAAGGATTTTTCACCATTAAGATAGCTCCCATGTTGTTGCAAAAGATCTTGGTGGCTTCCTGTTGAGGCTGGTGAAGGTCTTCAAGTATTTGTCGCATCCAAATAGCTTGACAAGCCGAAGAAGCTGCTGCAACATATTCAGCCTCAGGTGATGACAATGCAATGGTAGTTTGCTTCTTTGAAGTCTAAGTGATTGCTCTAGAACCAAGAGTGAAGAGAAAGCCTGTGGTACTCTTTCGATCATCTAAAGAGCCTACCCAACCACTGTCACAAAAGCCAGATAAATTGAAGTTAGTAGCATGAGAATACCAAATACCATAATGACTAGTTCCGTGAACATAGCATAGGATTCTTTTTGCTGCACCAGCATGCTGCTTTGTTGGCTTTTGCATGAATCTTGATACTATACTAACTGCAAATATAATATCAAGACGAGTGTGTGTTAGATACATTAGTCATCCAACAAGGCTTCGAAAAAACTTTGCATCTGCTAATTCTGTATCATTCTCAAGAGTTAGCTTCTCATTTGTGTTCATAGGTGTCTCTACCTTCTTACATTCTGTCATTCTGAACTTTTTTAGCAAATCCAAAGCATACTTTTCTTGTGAAACAAAGATACCTTGTTTGTTTGATTTTCAGACCAAGAAAGTAATGGAGAGCCCCTAAATCTGACATCTCAAACTCAAGCATCATTTTCTCCCTAAATTCTTTGATAAGTGATGCAGAAGAGCCTGTGTATATGATGTCATCAATATACAAACATACAACAAGCATTTGATCTTTACCTTCCATCTTGATATATAATGTGGGCTCACTTGCACTCCTTTGAAAACCATTTTCACAAAAATAAGCATTGATTCTACTGTACCAAGCTCGTGGAGcttgtttcagtctgtagagAGCTTTCTTAAGTTTATAGACCTTCTCCTC contains the following coding sequences:
- the LOC105042429 gene encoding uncharacterized protein isoform X1, coding for MEAKMEKKKKVLELRERLDQTLALPDLANEELIKSLVKNQLLRSSFSGMKGDMGPVVEKRAREVSNFLEMLRSASGGMEPFKTRGTSQSDWKIKQDTDHFRVMYREGPHGTPFHTLLTEGYVDGPIDVCLCVSWESTLYKKWWPQYNIPTFKIIMSTCLQKVRIGEEISLVRVKVAWPVSDREALLHYFEIEYLKEDLILVLINTISESEHIDISTHGFSIDGIPEAKDIVRVDLVGGFILQKASANRSYFRAIANMDIKLDFVPPSLINFISRQLLGSGYKLYQKAVGSVATSDDDYRRALEGPMYTQVREGLDLHNKFKTGLVGTIGDKPTGLIPAEHTVKTTVERTPVTESSFVSEIVEEEAEQHQCLELDQATSAPATNTITDQEHPVKEEASISPEVEHALGILDSAIAIIRNKGSNIQTNCSSSGQQLLASETAAQAAAGSASDEDAIEISSNMDKPSASSEARSDAKGSSSVESAPLSRERFAILGNTQAVDFRISSHNKLMESKVTMTQPPVLESMRRVCDEGSLKADGFHQNENGLCEGTLRQNKKKKNWFCCFSSS
- the LOC105042429 gene encoding uncharacterized protein isoform X2, with translation MEAKMEKKKKVLELRERLDQTLALPDLANEELIKSLVKNQLLRSSFSGMKGDMGPVVEKRAREVSNFLEMLRSASGGMEPFKTRGTSQSDWKIKQDTDHFRVMYREGPHGTPFHTLLTEGYVDGPIDVCLCVSWESTLYKKWWPQYNIPTFKIIMSTCLQKVRIGEEISLVRVKVAWPVSDREALLHYFEIEYLKEDLILVLINTISESEHIDISTHGFSIDGIPEAKDIVRVDLVGGFILQKASANRSYFRAIANMDIKLDFVPPSLINFISRQLLGSGYKLYQKAVGSVATSDDDYRRALEGPMYTQVREGLDLHNKFKTGLVGTIGDKPTGLIPAEHTVKTTVERTPVTESSFVSEIVEEEAEQHQCLELDQATSAPATNTITDQEHPVKEEASISPEVEHALGILDSAIAIIRNKGSNIQTNCSSSGQQLLASETAAQAAAGSASDEDAIEISSNMDKPSASSEARSDAKGSSVESAPLSRERFAILGNTQAVDFRISSHNKLMESKVTMTQPPVLESMRRVCDEGSLKADGFHQNENGLCEGTLRQNKKKKNWFCCFSSS